The Aspergillus luchuensis IFO 4308 DNA, chromosome 6, nearly complete sequence genome segment CGTCCCCCTCGGAAAAAACATTGCTGTAGTCGTCGCGCATGGAACCGGGCCCCAGATCAGATAATTCAGGAGCAGAGGGTGAAGGTGGGTCGTGATAGaagtcttccagctcctcctccgacaaATACGCCGTGCCATGGCGGGTTCCCATGTCACTGGCGACATCGTCGTCGtattcatcgccatcatccgagTAGAACTTTTGCGTGTCATCCGGGTCGTCCTCTGCGATGGACTGCGACGTGGACCGGTTCTCCATCACCGACGGCTCATAGTCCATGATCAGATCGGTCGCCTCCCCATCTTCGGTGtcgctggagatggtggacgCGACGTGGTGCGCGGGGACCGGGGTATCCAGCGACTGGTTGAGGAGGGCTGCCATACCGACGTGTCCACCGATGTAGGGCTCCAGCGGGACGCCACCCATCTCCGACAGCGCGTCCGTCATTTCCGAGTCCGAGACGTACCATTCCACCGGGGGCGACGACGGGTTGGGCGCATGGTCGGGCACAGTCTGACGCACCAGTAAATCGTCGCGCGCCCTCACCGCATTCACCACCTCGGAGGAAGTAGCGTAGGGCCGATCGGGAGACTCGAAGACGTGCGTATACTGGGGGACCGCCAGGAAGGCGGAGGCGGCCAATTCGCTCGTGTTCCGATCGTCTGTATCACCGTGGATGCCCGCCGCGGAAGCGTCCGAGCTGACGGCGGGCGCGGGGTCTTCGATGGACGGCATCTGCAACCGGGTCGACGAGGAGGCGTTAGGCGAGGGCAGACTGTCTGGGGTCCAGGGATGTGAGGATCTGGGGACGGTACATGCTGACGGGCTGCGAGCGCGGGTACTCGGGGGTCCCGGCAGGACcgaggtgctggaggaggactcggaggcagaggaagacgaagacgaagggaAATCGGAGGCAGTCGGGCCAGGCATTCCGGTCAGGGCGGGCGCAGAGTTGGCAACGGGGCTGGCCACCGATCGATTGGGGCGAGCGGTGGGGAGAAATAAGCAGGGAGTGGAATTTAAGTAGTAAGGAATTcagacggaggagggatcAACCGGTGATTGGCACTGGGGTGGGTTGCACAGGGATGAGGGCCGGTCGGGACCACGTTGTTGGTCCTCCGATcgcagtcaatcaatcaatcaatccccGTCGGATCTGGACTTCTGCAGCCGATAAGTCAAGTTCACCCCGCAGGGCGTATTGCCCACCTCCCCCACACCGATAGGAATAAGCGTAGGGTTGAACTCCCAGAGTGGGACAGCCACTGCGCTAGCTGAGGAGAAAATGGCAGAGAGTCAGTGTGTGTTGTGCGTTGTGTGACCAACCCACCATGAAAAGgtcagtggtggtggtggtggcttagCAgtgtgggaggagaaggaaggaagggaagtaAGGAAGCCAGTGGGAGGCGGAcggaaggaatggaagaatCCCGAGGTGGAGGGGCGGTGTCGCACCAAAGTAACACCACCAATAAACACACCACCACTAGGTACTGGCCGGTGAACAGGTTATAAGATGGAAGTGAAGGCTGaaaggtagtaagtaggtagaagggaaaaagcaaaataccCGACAGGACTCAagatgggagtgggaggcCAAGAGGCCGTCAATCATACCCGAGTTAGGTAGGCTGCAGGAAAGAGGCAGCAGATGCCgcagaagagggagggaaaagaggcaAAAAGTAAGAGAGAAATAGggaatgaagagaaggagacggtcgaagaagaggtaGAAGCGAGacaagagagggaggaggaaaaagcaactTGGAACTGtaagagaaggaagggaaagagagagagaacgTGGATCCCGATCGGGGCTGTCACATGGAGGGGGGAGTTGCCGATCACGAGgcaaagacaagaaagagatGATTGTAAAACTAGTAGAACTTTATGTATGGGGGGTTGCTGCAGTTTGTGAGTTGGGAAGTTAATGCTGCTTCTATTCTGACCCTGTTTTAAGTTTAAAGACTAGTTAGacagtagtagatagtactTGGTACAAGTGACATGGTCTGATTGTAACGGGATGTATATGTCCGCAGTCAGGGCATGCTACCCAGTAGGTACTAAGGTACTAAGTACCAAGTACTAGTTCAAATCCCGATTGGattggtttctttttctctggtGTTTGATCTATTGTATCAAGGCTTAGTAGTGCTACTCCACGTTCACGCAGCCTGATTTTATCTGTCAGATTCCCCATTTTGAGGCTCCCACACCAGCAGTAGAGATTGAAGATCTTATTACACTATTGCTGTATGGGTACGTTTCACTTCTTTCTGATTAAGAAGATCCCTCATGAAATAATACGAAGAAAAGAGCCTTGAAGCAAATACTAACGACTGCGGGAAAGTATAATAGGATCAACGGCCTGAGGCCTCCTAAGAATAGAAGCATACTGTCGGTCTTACTATTATTCCGACTCCACTGACTGGTCAATAGCAGTACTTTATGACATTCATTGACACCACTCTGTAACTGTCATTCTGTTCAGTCAGGCATACTACTTGGTTCAGACGAATTCCTATTCAAATAGTTGGTCCCATCCCGAAGCTTAGAGGACACAGCTCCATTTCTGGAAAGCGGAAGACCAAGGAACGGTTCTATCCTTTGCTCGACAGATGCTCGGctggctgctggaggagagaaagacagCTCGCGAGTTGATAGATCTTCCATTACTCAAGCTTGGTGATTGATCTACCGCCCCGTTACATTTGGGCATAGATGATGTATTAAGGTGTCATCGTTGTCGAACAAAATTAGCTGGCCAGCTTTGTACACGACGAGTGCTTCTCATTAGAGTGTCCACCACTTTAGTACTACTTGCCTGAATACGGTAGttagtacttacttagtactcaTGAAGTGTAACTAAACAACCAATGCCGCTATATAATTGGCCCCGCAGGCCGAACGTGGGCGGGGTATGTGCCTGAGACACCAACTGATATGATAATGTAGTACTAACCAACTACTTATCTCTGCGCATCGATAACACACCATCCCCCCTCACTCCTGTtcagtagtaagtatgtatgtataccCCAGCAACTCCACATCCTTCTTTCATTAATACCACACTGGAATTTTCGATTCACTCAAACTCCGAGCTATTCCATCATGGAATCCCAGGAATTCCTACTGATTCTCATGCCCTGTGCTTTCCCAGACACATGGATCGATACCCTGAAAAGCGCTGTGCCCCACATGCGCATCGAGAAACGCGAAATTGACCGATTTGCTACGGAGCTGCCCACTGATATCTCCCCCGAGACATGGAAAGAGGTTACAGCACTCTTTACCTGGAAGCTTCTTCCGCCCAAAGAACTGGTTCCAAGTCTACAATATGTCCAACTCTTGAGTGCCGGGTGCAATCATGTTCTGGGTACACAGCTGTTTGATGAGACAGACGTTGCATTCTGTACAGCGAATGGAGTCCATCCGTGAGTTTCGATCAGGCATAttctggaagaaggagataACTGACGGATCAGACCTCAAATCACAGAATGGGTGTTCATGACCTTCCTTGCCTTTCAGCACCATCGCATGTCGACCCCACCCATCGATAGGAACATAACACTAACGATGAGTTAGTCCCGGCATACCTTGACAACCAGAAAGCCGGTAAATGGATCGACCCGACATCGGATGAGGACACTGAGGATGCAGTTGGCCTCAGAGTGTGAGTGTGACTTTGAGTCTTTCAAGTATTCAGCAATTGACACACATATACTAGTGGAATCATGGGCTATGGAAGTATCGGCCGGCAATGCGCCCGAGTCGCCAAAGCCTTTGGCATGGACGTCCATGCCTTTACACTACACCCCCGAGCCACGCCGGAATCACGAAAAGCAGATTCATATAGCGAGCCAGGCCTTGGGGACGAAGACGGTACATTTCCGTCAAAGTGGTTTTGGGGCAAAGATCAACTCAATGACTTCCTGGGTTCAGATCTCGACTTGCTGGTGATTACTGTCCCGCTGACTGGGCAGACACGAGGCCTGATCGGGCGGGAGCAATTCGCCCAGctcagcaagaagaaggcttaTGTTAGCAACATTGCCCGGGGAGCAGTGATCAAAACGGATGATCTTATGGAAGCCCTGGATGCGGGTCAGATCCGAGGCGCAGCACTGGATGTTACAGATCCGGAGCCATTGCCAGCTGACCATAAGCTGTGGGGGTATAAGAATGTCATCATTACTCCGCATTGCAGTGGGAATTCAACCCACTATAATGATCGTGCTATTAAGATACTGCAGAGCAATTTGGAAAGACGGGCTCGTGGACAGCATCTGATCAACCAAGTTGATAAAGAGTTGGGATACTGATGTAGATGGATGAGAATCTGACGATAACGTGACTACTCACACATAGAATTATAGAGAGCTAGATGCATTAGTATTTAGTATGGTCAAAGAGCTTATGAAACTCAACAAGTCGCAGCACACCCTTCAGGCTCCCTCTATACCCCGcttatgcctcaggcattaCTATTTCAGGCGGTGAGGGTCTGCCCGACATATGGAGAAAGTGGCAGGCGGAAGTCAGAGCGGCGTTGATCGCCGTTCCTTCCAGGCAGCGATCACAACTGACTAATACATACATTTTCGAA includes the following:
- a CDS encoding D-isomer specific 2-hydroxyacid dehydrogenase family protein (COG:C;~EggNog:ENOG410QE5F;~InterPro:IPR036291,IPR029752,IPR006140;~go_function: GO:0051287 - NAD binding [Evidence IEA];~go_process: GO:0055114 - oxidation-reduction process [Evidence IEA]), yielding MESQEFLLILMPCAFPDTWIDTLKSAVPHMRIEKREIDRFATELPTDISPETWKEVTALFTWKLLPPKELVPSLQYVQLLSAGCNHVLGTQLFDETDVAFCTANGVHPPQITEWVFMTFLAFQHHLPAYLDNQKAGKWIDPTSDEDTEDAVGLRVGIMGYGSIGRQCARVAKAFGMDVHAFTLHPRATPESRKADSYSEPGLGDEDGTFPSKWFWGKDQLNDFLGSDLDLLVITVPLTGQTRGLIGREQFAQLSKKKAYVSNIARGAVIKTDDLMEALDAGQIRGAALDVTDPEPLPADHKLWGYKNVIITPHCSGNSTHYNDRAIKILQSNLERRARGQHLINQVDKELGY